In Pantoea cypripedii, the DNA window CATGAAGATGCGTCGCAAGCATGTTGTGCCGCTATCCCGGCAGGCTATTGAGTTGCTGGAAGAGATTCATCCGCTGACCGGGCGAGGTAAGTATGTGTTTGCAGGGCGCAATGACGCCGGTAAGCCGATGAGCGAGGCCACGATTAATCAGGTGATCAAACGGGTTGGCTATGATGGCAGGGCTACCGGGCATGGGTTCCGGCATACCATGAGCACGATTTTGCATGAGCAGGGGTATAACTCGGCGTGGATTGAAACCCAACTGGCGCACGCGGATAAGAATACGATCCGCGGGACGTACAACCATGCGAAGTATCTGGATGGGAGGAGGGTGATGCTTCAGTGGTATGCGGATTATTTGGATGGGTTGAGGGATGGGGTTTAATTAAAAGGAATAGGGTTATGGCTGGGGTAACTGTTTATTTTTCATGGGGTTTTATGTATGTGCAGGCTGAGGGGAAAGAAAGGTTGGCGATTCCGCTGGAGAACTTTCCTCGTTTGGCGGCTGGAACGCCTGAGCAGAGGGATAAATGGCAAATAGCGGGAGCAGGACAGGGGATTCACTGGCCTGAGCTGGATGAGGATGTTTATGTTCCGGGGCTGTATGAGGGGAAGAAGCGAGGATGAGACTTATAAAAATGGATGGTTTTATTTGCAGTAACTAATATTGTATATATGATTTTTTCTGGTGTTATGGACGACATTTTCCATGAATTTTCACTGAATATATATGGTTAAATTATATTATTAATATTTTCTACTTCTATGTGGAGGTTAACACTGCAACCCAGCGGTCTGACGAGTTTTGCCGTACTCCATTCTTCCTCATGTTACTGCTCAAGTATTAGTTGCGCCTTGCCGAGACAGATATATGCAATATCTGGATTGCTACTTCTTAGCATTATGCTAAAGCCAAGTGCATCAGAATAGGGAGTGCAGGGAGGCAGAGAAATCCCTTACGGTCATTACTTCTATGTGAGCTGGTCATTGGGGGCAACACGGTTGGACTTTCTGAGCTTCGGTACGCTCGCGCCATGTACCTGCTTCGGGGTGGTTGAGCGAACGATTTCATAGACTTTGGGTCCGTCCTAAATTAAATTGGTAAGAAAAATTAATAGTGATTCGAGTCATCTCCACTAGAAGGATGGGCTTATCAATGGGAAGTAATATTTTAGGTCATGCTCAAAGAGAAACTTCAGGGGCAACTACATTTGGGAAATATAATTTCCAATATCATTGGGCTTTATGCAGAATAATTGAAAAGCATAAGTCCAATTCTGACTATGCATTATTAATTGAACATCATGAGGATGTTGTTATAGCAGATTCATTGTATGGGAATTTGGCAAGATTTGAATTATTTCAAGTAAAGAACACTGGGAATCCCTATACTTCTGACGCCCTAACTAAACGAGAAAAAGGTGCTAATGGGCCTAAGAGTTCCATTTTAGGCAAGCTATTAAGCTCATGCATAGGTACTGATTATGAAACACGAATTACGGAAATAGGTCTTGTATCCTCAAGTGGTTTCTCGTTAGATCAAAAAGATAATAAGTTAAAGCTAGATATTATAACTTCAGGTGACCTTAGCGTAGATTGTCTATCGGGATTGACTAAGAAATTAAAAGCTGAGCTTGGGATAGACATCCTGCCAGAACATCTGAAATTCATCGTCCCAAAAATAAAGCTCGAGAATCAAGAAGAATTTGTTATTGGCAGGTTTGCTGAATTAGTAAATGAAATATTCCCAAATAGTCATTGTAATGCCGTCAATATTTATAGGGCAATCATCGATGAGATTCATCGCAAAGGGCAGAATACTTATGACTTTACTGTATGGGAAAAAATGGTAGAGGATAAGTCTCTCACATCTCATAAGGTAAAGGATGTCATAGCAGTTAACACAACAAGCCCAAAATTTGAAGACTTTGAGAAAGACTTTGAGTATTTGGCTAAAAATGACATGAAATGGAACACCTTAACCTATCTAAAAATTAATAAAAGAATAAAAAAACTCTTCTTACGCCGAGTCGGGCATGCTTCAGCTTTTGATATGAATATAATGAGAATAGCTCAGCGGGCGCTCAGTAGTGTTCCAGAGCAAGGCTTTACAGAAACTAGGGATTACATAGAGTCAGTTATCGTGAAAGCTAAAGAACTGAATATTGAAGCTCAAATTCCAGAATATGACGATATACTTTGCGAGATAATTTACTGTTTTTTAAAGGTGATACATGAATAATATAAGAAACACAAAAGATCACTATAAATTATTAATTCGAAACTTAAGGAACAAGAAAAATGAGAAGCTTGACATTTCAACGATTGGTTCTGATATCAGATTCGAAAAGACTTGCGAATCAGTTCACGTTCCCGAAGAGATTGAATCTAATTACCGGAAAAGATAACAGTATTGGTAAGTCCACCCTAGCCAAGAGCTTACTGTGGTCTCTAGGATGCGACCCTGTTATCGATGAAGAATGGAAATCAAATGATATTAAATCTATCTTATATTTCACTATAAATAAAAAAGAATACTTTTCTTGCCGAGGAGGCCACTCAATAATTTTGGGTGCGATCGGTGGTGAAGCGAGAAGATATATGCATGTAACTGGTGATTTTTCAAAAGACCTATCAGGTCTTGTTAGCTTTAAAATGAAACTTCCAAATCGTAGTGATGGAAACTTAGAAACGCCTCCACCAGCCTATTACTTTTTACCATTCTATATCGATCAGATAAAAAGCTGGAGTTCACCTTGGGATTCATTCGAAAAACTAGGTCAGTACGCCAACTGGAAAAATTCGTTAATAAAATACTTTACTGGTTATCTTAAGCCAGAGCATTTTGACATTGAAGAAAATATTCATGAATACAGTGAGGTCAAAAAGGAATCAGCAGAAAAAATAGAGAAACTCCAAAGCGCAGTTGAAGTTATAGTTGATAATTCAGCCGATGCTCCCATAGCCCTAGATAATGAGGAATTCAGTAGAATTCAGGAAGAGATAAACACCGAGCTTCACGAATTGATCGACTACCAAACTAAGCTTTATGATGCTCAGGCTACGATCACTTCAAATATTTATGATCTCGAAAGGCAGTATGAGTTAGCTACCAGTTCTGCAAGCGAACTTGAAGAGGATTATAAATTTGCGGTAGAGTCCATTCCTACGGATAATTTAGAGTGCCCATTGTGTGGTACTCTTCATGATAACTCACTGCCTAACAGAGCTTTGCTTCTATCAGAAAAGGATTCGCTACTTGATGAGGCACACTCAATAGCATATAAAATATCTGAACTTAAATCATCATTAGCTAAATTAAATGAGGGTGCTCAGTTTGCTAGTAATGAAATTGAAAGAATAAATAAGAAGTACATTACCGATGACAATTCGAGTGAAAAAGGTCTCATTGCGCAAGTAATAGATACTATATCCACTGAAAACGTCTCAAGAAACATTCAAGTTAAAATTGATAGTGAAGATCTCAAAATCAGCAAAGCCAACATCTCCATCACGGAATTAAAAAAAGACCAGAGAAAACTTCTTACAACTAAAGAAAAGGAAGAACTGAACTCTTCCTTTATGTCAAAACTGCTGGGAAACATTGAAGCGCTAGGTTCAACAGGAATAGATCTTAGCAAAGTAAAATCGCCCACTGATTACAAAAAGTTGCTTGGTGGTGGTGCTGCTGAGGCCGCCAGAGGATTACTTGCTTATCAACTCTCTGTGCTGCAACAAATACATGGTGCTAAAACTTGCATAGTGCCTCCTTTCGTCATTGATACGCCTAACCAGCAAGAGCAGGCGGGACACCGTTATGAAACCGTCATTAAAGAACTAATGCGTAGTGTCCCTCAGGATTATCAGATAATACTGTGTGCAATGGAGAATGATGCATTAAATGAATTCAAACATGATGCTAATGTTATTGAGTTAAATTCAAATAGGATTTTAAATGCTTCACAATATGATTCTTTGAGAGCTGAATATAAATCCATTCAAGCGAGAGTTGCGGACCAAAATGAGGAGGAGTAAATCAAGTTGCTCACTTAATCTTCATTTTAGCTTGTGATATGCTGTCAACTATATGTAATATGCTTAGCGTTGTCCGAAAATAATAAGGTGGCGCTAAGTAAATATTCACTAATCGTCCTGTCGATTCACGGAAATATTTAATTAACTTAGAACTTAGAACTTAGAACTTAGAACTTAGAACTATAAATACCTTTATATCGTACTCTGTAATCTGTGTTGCCATATAGTGCTGCAACGTTCCAATGATTTCTGCATAATCATCTACGGTCTATCCCAATAGATTTGGCTCGTTTGGTCAGCACAGGACTATGCTTGAGGATCTTTAACTCACTATCGATGTGATGTTAAACTGGGTGATATTTTTTCCTTGCTGCTTTTTTTGGTGTCCTTCTTGGACTTCACTTTGTATCGCTTCATAGTTCTTTACTCCTTAGAAATCGTCTTCAGCTAACAGGGTATACGGGTTCAGTTCCGGTAGGGGGGGCGGTCATTGTTCTCATCTTTTTTGACTGACACAACATACATCAGATGGTTTTTGCGAGGCCAGTACTCAGATAATATGGATAAATATAATCGGGTAATCAGACAACTTTATTATCAGCCGTAAAGTATCAATGTCAGATTATCGCTCAAAGATAGCCCAAGATCTTGCTGTGAGTGATTTTCCTCAAAACTTGGTGATGCTGGCATCACGGTACATTAATTAGCTAAGAGGCAGCTCACTCTCCCTGAACATCTACAGAAAAATTTATAGGCTGATAATATGATGAACAGCAGGTTTCTGCATTCTAGGCTTTGGATTTTATTTCTTATGCCTCTATTACATCCTTAGTGCCACTATCACAGTATACAGGTTTAAATTTATCGGAAACTTCAAGGGGAATTTTATAGGTATTAAACCAAGTCCGAATCCGATTGCTAAATCAATAGGAAAAGAAGATAAACGACAACGTGTCATACTTGAAAAAAATCTCAACCTCCCATCTAAAAGAACATTATCACAAGAAAGGCGAATAACTACCCATTGTGTGAAGTATCAGACACCAAAGGCATAGATATCATCTATGCTTGACCGGGTTGTCCTCGAACTCGTAAAAAATATAGTGTGCCTATGACGGAAAAATTTCCTAGAGTATATAGTATAGGCGCTCTGCCAGAGGAGGGCAGTCAAGTTATCACATTATGACAACATATAAAAGAGGACGTAAATTGGTTTCATTAAAACACATTTTAACCATGAGTATGGCAAAGAATATCTATCTTTTCCTGACAGGATCAGGGGTAGTTGTTTTTATGTTCTATTGTATGCGAATAGACTTTTTCCCTACCGGGTTATCTCTGTCAGACGTGATTTTCTTCCTTATGGTAATAACTTCATTTTCACTGTTCTTGGGATTTTTTCTGTTGCTCTGGTATTCCATGTCGGTTGTCGCTTCCAATCTTTTTATGAGGAGTATTTTACTGATTCTCAGCAGCAAAAAGACTAAAAGTGGGAGGTTATTTTACAGCATGAAAGGAACATATAGAATGGCAAGAAAGTTGAGCATTTATGACCCTCTATTGGGTCATCTTTTAGTCTCACTCATTGGAGGGTTTGTCATTTTTTCAGCAATTAAGTCTGGAAAGGTTGAGGCTCAGTCTGTTTTTTTGTCAGTGTTTATGACGGCGTTTTTAATTACATTAATTCCAAATATTTATTTCGATAGAAAGGTTAGGAAAGAGAACAAAAAAAAGTACGCATTATCAATTAGTGCCTTTATTATATTTTTATTTTTTATTCTCTCCGGTATGCCTCCTCTGCTCAGTGATGCAGGAATGAGTTTCATTGGAGTACGAAAATCCAACATAACTGTAATTTTACAGGGAAAAGATTTGGAAATGGCCAGATACTTAACAGGGAATCAGAATCAGACTTATTTTAAGGGAGATGCAATTTTTACAGGTGTAGGTACTACTTCATTGCTGGTCATCAACCACAGAAGAATGATCGTAAGTAATGAAAGTTTGTCCCTCTCATTCTGACTAAATCAATTAGGTAATAAAATGGACAGCTCCTTGCACCTATGTAGGTGACGCGAGCGCCCACTTCTCCGCCCTGAGGTGCTCGGAAAGCTTTTTATAGTGACAGTAAGAGCGAATCCCGCTCTTTGGGGCAAGGCCAGTATTTCCCCCATTTTGAACCCGCTTTGT includes these proteins:
- a CDS encoding DUF4297 domain-containing protein, translating into MGSNILGHAQRETSGATTFGKYNFQYHWALCRIIEKHKSNSDYALLIEHHEDVVIADSLYGNLARFELFQVKNTGNPYTSDALTKREKGANGPKSSILGKLLSSCIGTDYETRITEIGLVSSSGFSLDQKDNKLKLDIITSGDLSVDCLSGLTKKLKAELGIDILPEHLKFIVPKIKLENQEEFVIGRFAELVNEIFPNSHCNAVNIYRAIIDEIHRKGQNTYDFTVWEKMVEDKSLTSHKVKDVIAVNTTSPKFEDFEKDFEYLAKNDMKWNTLTYLKINKRIKKLFLRRVGHASAFDMNIMRIAQRALSSVPEQGFTETRDYIESVIVKAKELNIEAQIPEYDDILCEIIYCFLKVIHE
- a CDS encoding DUF2442 domain-containing protein, with translation MAGVTVYFSWGFMYVQAEGKERLAIPLENFPRLAAGTPEQRDKWQIAGAGQGIHWPELDEDVYVPGLYEGKKRG